The window cGTATTTTCGATAATTTGTGTTAAGTTAAAATTGACCACGAGTTTAAATGGTTGAATAAAGTTAATTTGTCATAAGTTGTCAGCAACGACCATACCATAACAACTTTAGACAACTGTCAAAATTTGACTCAAAAGATCTAAAAACTGATTCAAATAATGcaattttaaggaaaaaaatgcaaattgcGGATCCGCATTGAGCTGACATTTCTCCGGAGTACTTCTCGGGTAACAATACTTGACTTTAAATATCTAGTAATCTAAAAGCAAAGAAATATGTAATACTGTTTTGATATTAACAGGATTTCTCTTGATTGACCTGTTTATGGCCTTGATGTTTAATACGTATTAAGAATGATTCagtcaaagaaaacaaatttaaggCCCCGAAGACCATTATCAGTATATAGATATTTGCGGTAAATGGTCCCAATTATCAATTATTTGACGGTTGACATTTCAAATATTCCTTCAATTATGctaaattttgttatttcacACGCATCTGTTGCGTAAAACGTTGCTATTAAAATTATCGTGTTCATTTATTCTTGATAGACACAGTTATAAGTGAGGTGTCGGGTTCTATATAAACACATTTCGCCGTAGGACAGTTTAGATTTCAAACTCTAACAGAAATATGAAGGTAGGATATTAGGGTACAATTTTATTAACCTTTTTCCCAAAAATCTaagtttttgtttatgtttttaaaaatctaattttgGCTTTATGTGGGTTtttattttgggggggggggggaggagggtgAGGAGGAGAGGGTCTCAAGAGGTGtgatgtgttttgttttgacttataaaatgtcatgtttttcctctttgttttttctttgatttcatAGTGTTTCCCCTcgctaatttaaaaaaaaatgtgtttgcaTTTTCCCCGgtaatcatttattttgatatggtctattttttgcatttttaaattttactttttttcgtATTTATTAACGTGATTGATTCGCATTGCCAAAAAATGTTGGTATGTTTTTCTAACACTGAATGGGTTGACAATACATGAATATTGTACTACAAGTGTTGTTCTACGAAGGTAAAGAAACCAttcacatttgtattttttttttagtaaatttaTTCCAATTCGATTTCAATGCCCATGTTGAATGTTATCTCATGTTTACAGGTCCTTGTTTGTAGAACAGTCATGTTTTAGATAACAGTTTCTTCAGCCCACCACCCCATACCCCCCTCCTTTTCCCACCCAGACGTATGATATCATTTGATTGCTTTTGTTGTTTATTAGTTGTGCTTTCTCACGTTCACTGTACTGTTGGACTGCATATATGGGACACTTGGGTGCACCTGCGTACAAACGGATCCACAGGAATTATACTGTGAATCTACAGTCGGTAAGCTTTactaaaatatatgtaaatcaaGTTTTATACGCGTGTTATAATTTAAGGGAGGATTCCCGGGAATGTTTGTCTATGTATGTTTATTGTTTCCATATCATAGGTTACAATAAaactaaaatcaaagtactgaaagtactgagagACGGAGGCATCATTGCGGATTAGATTAATCTAataattccaagtattgaagtactgacgggagttgatttcatcgattgatatttatcttaaaatcaacgatatgtaatttCGTATGCCAAGTAGTTTCTTACCCGTAATTGAATAACgcatattttcataatatgaatattCGGGCTTTTCCGACAATTTTAAGAATTCTAGGAAAACATCATATGAATCATATTGCGTAATATTTTAAGACAGAgtaaattccatcaaactatataTCAGTAATGTAAATATGTCTAGAAAAttatatggatccaagcaatatttaacTATAATGATATTTAATGCTTCAGGatattacatcgaatttatcgataaTTTTCGAGaacttgtcagcggcgatgatctGTGGTTAGGTCCAAAAAcagttttacttccggtttgccAAAGTagctgcataggagagttgataaaaataactcccaaaaataataattaatggttttttcttcttcaaattttaaggtataaaagGTTTAGAGTATCAATTAAGAGTTTGCTGTACTAAATGCTACAGGAAAGAAACTACTTTGCTAACATATTCATGCTCTTTTATGGAAtatgcaaaaacaaattacaaacaaaaaatattttgttagttaGGACTATACCTAATTTCATGTATTCACaacaaattctaaattttaatgaatttaatcaataaaaacttTCGAACAGTGaacttttttcatatgaaaaaatcgTTCATGCTTAAAAACCCctaatgttacatgtaggtagtacatgtacatgcatgatCTCAATCTCACATAGTTGTTGTTCTTCTTCTTTTGCAGAATGTACGATTTGATTGTAGAGAGTGGTCAAATGTATTTCTAAGCGTTTCAAAAAGTTATggagatgaaatatttatatataagagacgctacagctcatattgctcaattttgctcaaaattaccgttgatttaatcatttcagGCGGTCCAAAAAGTTAATATTGCTAGCTCAGCCTTTTGATCAACAGCTTAGCGCTTCTGCAAGGGATGAAAATATTACGAATTTATACAGATTTTAATTGTggtgtaaacaaaattttagagatataaatttagaatttcggaaaaatatttaacacgcAATTGCAAGctttttttgctgtaaaaagaTTCAATCTTTCAGTATATGCACGACTTCTATTCTTTTATCTAACtatgtttaaaaaagggaaTTATCCAAGATGAAGAGAATTCGCTGTAATATCTCTTTAAagctaaatttaaaataatataccgCGGTGGATCTTGTAATACCCGTACttcacttttaaaagaaaatatgtacattctgacaaatgtttttacacttttttcacGCGAAATTCTCTTATCAGCTTGCAAaaacacactgacttcccaacTTACTTTGAAATCGACAGCGCTGGCCCGACAATGCAGGATTAATCAAGCTTCACAGCGCGTGGCCTGGGTACTCTACCTATGCACACACtgaatgtgtgtgtgtatgtgtgtgtgtggggggggggtgcgttAAAGGGTGTAATATGGatgtttcatttatttgtttcactatATCCTTATAGTAGTTTTAGTATGCATGCCAGGTAAAACTGAACTAAAATAAGCCATGCTACGATCACGGTTGTCTGTACTTAACTGGGGGAATACTCAAGTATCAGTGGTTCAACTTGttgaataatcattttattggaTCGATGCCGGGGGCGGGAGTGTAGCTATGcatagaaagatatatctcCGCAGGAGATTAATTGATAATGCGCAAGTAATATACGATACAGACTAAGAACCACGCCGTTTTTATCCATAGAATCTCATCATTATTCAATATTTCGGTCAACACAAGATGGTTCTTGAGGAATCCTCATCATTTGACATCACGGACAGGAAGCtacataaaaagtataaatagccaCTAAACGATTACACACCATTGCTATTCTTAAACTGATGCATATTCATACTTACTTGGAATTTGACATATGGACAAAATTTTCGAGAGAATTTATGTTTATTGATCGCAATATGTATAGTTCTATTTATTGTAATTGCAAATAAGATAttcatttcaataataatattgaaatttgaatCCCAAACGAATATTGCAATTTTTGCCGCTAGGTGGTGTCCGTCAAATCCACTATCGACGTCACATTTGAGCTGACCGGTAGCAACAGAGGAGGCTCATAGAGCCTCCGTCTAAAAATCAGTAATTGCTCGTTAAATTTATCGTCGTTGATAACTTAACAATATTACCTGGTTTTCAGTGTTTGCTTGAAAgtgactgaaaaaaatatgttatttcgCTTAAGATAGTTATTGCAAGACTGATAATATATGTGGTGTTATGAATGCATAAACTACAGGACTGATGCACTTGATATAATACACATTCTTTggattatgtatttattttctgCGGGTTTTTTTCTTAGCCTTCATTGCTAGAGTAACAAACATGACCTATGGTGAAGGGATCCCTGGTATTACAGCGGCACAGTTCTACGATGTCGAGGTATCCCATGTCTATAAAGGAGTAagtatatttctattttaataaaaagacattttgggtttttttattgttgggttttatattatatacatgtattactggaatttgatttatttttgtggaTACTAAAGCGTGTTTTGGGTTTATGTGATGGTTTTAATTGCGGTTATTTATAGCCCCTATCACAAGTACAGCCTCAGTCACAACTTGTTGTGAGTTTAGCGATCTTGCGTATGTTacggtttatatatatatatatatatatatatatatatatatatatatatatatatatatatatatatatatatatatataattatatattcctGGTCAGAACTGTTTGAAAACCCTGAAAGCAAAATTGTTTCTGATTTTTATAAGTTTTTGGTCCTGCAATATCAAAGGGGAAATATGTCAAACTCTTAAATAGCAGTTGTAAAATATCTTATATATGTGTGGTTTTTCAAAAGTCTGTTatgaacaaaatgttttaaatgtaaagtGGATTTCTGCAATTGTAAAACAAAGCTTACCAGACCAATATATCCAAAAGTGGTTTAGTGAGTTTAATGACTCGTCAAAAGGGCAAATATACAAttacattaatatatttaccaCAAAAGCTCAGGaagattttatgaaatatagaaTCTCGAACCACCATCTCATAGTGGAGATTGTGAGATGGTACAATATTCCTTTGAACCAAAGAGTGTAATTCAGGTCAAATTGCTGACGTTTCATTATATTCTTGAATGTAaagaattataaatgtttagCCATTAATATCTTGAGGATGAATACTTTTCAGCGTCAAATACTACTTAATTTTGGGAGCTTATGTCTTTTACTAATGGTACAACTCtgaaaaattatgtaattttttaaaattataatacaCAGTGTGTTAAGATAGTCTGTCCTCCATAATTCTACTTTTTTCTCTCTTCATTGTACATATTgattattgtatatttttgctTATCTACTATTACATAtatctactatatatatattaatttataaaacgtACCTCTGACTCTTGAACCGTATATACTGTTTAATCTCATGTACCATTTCATGCATATGATTTTAGTGAATAAACTTCTTATCTTCTGAAAATAGTAAATTCTTGatacattaattattttgtcGCAGGATGTTGCTATGGGTACCTTTAGGGTTTATTCCAAGGGCCCAGAAAGTTTATGCGGTGTGGATTTGGACGTAAACAAGGTCTACCTGTTAAATGGTGTGTTATTTACCTGTTAAATGATGTGCTATCTACCTGTTTAAAGGTGTGTAATGTATTGTTTAATAGCAAAAGTCTATGATGATCCTAATCGAACCGTCGTAGTGTTCATTTGCATGACATCCACATTAAAAACTATAAGATACTGGGATTTTACAGGGGTGTTTAGGGGGTGATTttctttttagtttttatttagtGCATTTCattgtattgtttaaaaaatggaaaaggCGTCCATGCATCCGGCCAGTAGTAAACCTTTACGACTAACAGGTTCCATGTATTGTAGGCCATATATCTGGTGGGGCTCTGCAGCTTGGGTTATGTGATTTGATGAACATGTGGCCTCTGAATGACCCCGACTCGGTGTTTCCCTTGGAAACCTACTATGACTGTAGATGTAAGGTATGGATGAAATGTTTTCACCTCTTTATTACCTCAATCTAGCATACgagtttatttttactttgtACCTATGACGTGATCTATGGGCGCCGGAAAGGTTAAAAAAGACGTTTATGCAAAACGAACAAATAATCTACAGAAACATGCTAAAAAACAAATCAGACCAGTTAAAGAGCAAAACCAACAGCCTCCTTTGTAAAATCAACAGACACTGATTAACAGTCATGCCATGAATAAACTCTAGATGTCGTACAAAGAGGTACCAGAAGAAATCGCACTCTGGAGAAAATGTAACCCGGGAAAATCTACCCTCAATTAGTGTGCGTTTTCACCAAGAGAAAGCGTACTTTGCAGGATTCGTTACAAGAGTTGAAATAGTTATAAAATCTGTTCTAATGCAATAAATAACTAATTCagtaaacatttgtatcatttgtGCTTGtatcattgtttatattatcaCATACATTAGATAATTACACAATATAGGCACGAACCATCGTTTTTTAAAGGGTAGGGGAAGGGGGACAGACTCATCCTAAATACCTTGACAAGCAAACAAAAAGATTAATTctcaaatcatgaaattcctagtCCGGTCGTGGCAGGGAGGGAGGCAGAATTATGCGTTTACCTATAActtcattttgattttcattgtcAACGTCATGTTTTTTTCGCTGTCAATTTTTACatgctctgaaaaaaaattgtagccAAATCCTTGATAAATCGGATTTAATAcgtgaatttaaataaaatgtttgtgcaatgctcaacatgtgatattacTATAAAATCATTCTGTTAGAATAGGGAAtaataatacaatgtaataaacataataatatccagtggaaaaaattgatttttctttatacaggatctacatgaaTTATACTACATTTTTCAAATAGTTTGTATCATGActctattatttttatcatgccaattgttgctcaggtgagcgatgtggcccatgggcctcttctttatttttatcctTCCTAACCCGGATTATGTGCGGGACTAACTCCTAGACAGTCCAGTTACAATAAGCAGAAGAAAgcgtgtttttggttttttttataccagTTTTCTAATGTCTCGAAAATTTACCATTAATATTTGAAAACCTTTGTATATGACAgcataaaggaaaaaataagaaaattatctgttagaaaattttatttcagaatcAATTTCTTAGAGAGACTAAAagttggacacgatttgagcccccccccccttaataaaaatgatttgaaactCTCACATTCTACCCCTACCACCCCAACCCTGGCAAACCTAAATATCCCACAGAACCCCCTCCCTCtctcttgaaaaaaaatctggatccgcgcatgaaaacATTCCCTATAAGTcaagggtacgttttctccagggtACGTacgttttctttcaaaaaacgAATTCTCCTGATACCTCTATGCACGCCATCTAGCGTTAATTCAGTGCAGGACTGTTGGTTTTGCATCAGTGCTCGTTTGTTTTGAATCGGTGtttgttgattttgtaaaaGAGGCTGTTGGGTTTGTTTTAATCTGGTCTGTTTcgtatttagtatttttttttttaaaaactagttgtttgttttgtataaacatttcttttaccCTTTCCGACGCCCATAGTGAACTTCAAAATTACTGGCCatattaatagaaataaatagtgagcaacaatttaaaaaaattgtgtaatattttCACCCATGGCTTTGTAGCAAGTGCCTGGGTATTATTCCAGAAGACCAAAGAACATCTGTGTTTACAGTGAGAGATTTGATTGCCCCTCGGAGTCTGGCTCCCTTGGGGACCAGGCCGAGTGCCGCTACAGTGACCTGGTGGATGACTGTGAGTGGCAATGCTAGTCAAGAGCTGGGTCGGCCGGAGAGGTTTCAGATCGATTCGTTTCAAGACATGTACATATTCGTCTGAAATGACATAAGTAATAAACTGAAAATTGCATTATGTAACAGATtgcttttttcttatttttttaaaaatataatatatatgtataaataatgaaaacaactAGCATGGTTCTTATTGATCGCACGTAATTAGTTATCctatttgaattttctttttccaGGTTCGccgtttaataaaaaaaaaaaaaacagcactTAAAGCTATGACTTCTGTTAAAGCTCCTAAAAGTTCAACCCTTATAACTTTCACCATTCACCGTTATACACCTTTCACCTTTCACCATCAAGCATTAATACCCAAATCATTTTACATGCACTTCTTATTAGCATCAGTGAATTTAGTTAACGAATTATGACTTTACTATTAACAAGTCTATTTGTCtattttaaagtttcaaaaactgttttgttacaaatgataaaaatacttgcATAACTCTTCctatcatacaatttttaataacatttatatCATGTATTACTACATATGAACAAGCAAAGGAAGAAAGGAAAATAACTCCATTATGAAAAAGGAAGGGAAAACAACTTTCATACAAACTCTTCCCAAATGCTTTCACAATATCTCAATAACTTTGATAGGCAGTTTCATTTTTTCTCTTCTCTAAATATGTTAATTTACttatttctttcattgaaatttctgagcagaataaaaaaataagacaaatCCATGTATATACTCCTCCCCTTCCCAGCCATAACCCTTGCCTTACATGAAGGTGACATGAGAAACATGAAGTATTAAAAATGACAGATacaattttttctaaatatgtaaactgtttttattttgtgtcaGTAGAcggttttttttacaacatttcTATACAATAACACTTATAAAGAACCATTTAGGCCTCACCGAGCATTAAGAACCCCTACCCTATACACTTTATGAGTATTTTGGCTCCGCCCTAAATTCAAATCTCTAGATTTGGGAGACatgcaatttaaaattttgttaggTGGTTTCATTTTTCTTCGCAGTCATTTTTTCTTCAGTATCAGCAAAAGTTAAGAAGacgatttattttaaacattaattgcGTCAACATAATATGACTATTTTGGCCCCGCTCTAGAGTTAGAACTTCTGCCTTCGGGgacaggattttttttaatttgtaaaggGCTCCCTGGTCTACAAAATGATGAATTCAGCTTTCATAACAGGTGTGAGGGAGTAGACAAGataatctttaaacattttatgcattaacactataatattcatttttggcCTTGTCCTAAAGTCAAAAGCCATACTAAGGGGACATGAATGAAACTCACAGTTTTAGTAGAGGATTTACTGGTTTTTCTTACAGATGAGTGAGAGCAGAAAGAAAGGTatttaaatattacatgcatttacTATTTGCCTTGCATGCATTAACTAATGTAAATACGTAATTAAACGCGAAGAAATCACTGACGGATTTTAAagtctcgcttttatttttagaCACTTTTGAACTGTAGGAAATCATTACAAAATGATTATGTTTGTAGTAGGGTGAAATTTTATaggtttttcatattttaatttcagaatatttatttcttcattattattgacatgttctaatcaatcattttctgttatgtaattaaataaatcaaagtctGCAATAGTAAAATTCctgaaaagaaacaaattgaTAGAACATGtcaataataatgaagaaatcaatattctgaaattaaaatatgaaaaacctataaaatttcactttattacatgtttgcaattttatattcttgcaatttCATAAACAGCAGTGGGATCGCGAAATTAGGTACAtgcataaaataagaaatttacaaaataagacCATGTTGGCCCCTTCCCCTGCGACgatctgaacccctgaccgaagGGCCACGAATTTACCAATTTAGATAAAGGAGTTCGTTGTAGTCATAACCATGCACACAGTTTTTCCCCACGTGCGTTGGGGTAAAGaacattttctaagatttaaaacattttcactttCTTGCTTTATTAACCCTGTCATAGGACCTAAATCCCTGTCCCTGGAATTATAGGTAGAagacttcatggacatcatatccatttatttaattttaacaaatatatacatgtaaatgggaGTAGATAAGAAGGTTTTCTaagattaatacatttttactatatagcCAAATCGCCCCCACCATAAAGCCTGAGCCCCTGACCCAGAACCATgaattcacaattttgatagagagcttcatggacattataaccatgcatcAAGTTTTTTTCCTCCAATGTGTGGGAGtaggaaagattttttttaaatttggctttttgcatacatgtatttggccCCGCCAGTGGCTCCCCGGGGGTGGTAGactagagccataaatttcaaaatttagatttcTCTTACCTTTGAGATGTCATATTCCAAGGTTACTAGCAATTTGCCTTGTAGTTctcaagaatttaaaaatgtaaaattgttaactcaCGACGCACACCGCACGACGATGGACAAGACCAATTGCAATGGGTCACCTGGGTGACTCAAGTGACcttaaaaaatagaatattttggaattttgcATTGCTACTTGAAGTGctttctcaaaattaaataaaacagagaaGGACACCTTTTTCACGAATGATTTCGTTTCGAATTGACGGGAGAGGATCTTACATTTTTTAAGACACCTCAAGAACAAAGTTTACtcaatatggaaaaaaaatccacagctagatgataatgaaaaaccatctgcTGCGTACTGTAGACCTTTGATATTGTAGTATTATATTTCACAACCAAAATGTTTAAAGGATGATTGAAATTAATAGAATctttcattattacgagtgtgagag is drawn from Crassostrea angulata isolate pt1a10 chromosome 5, ASM2561291v2, whole genome shotgun sequence and contains these coding sequences:
- the LOC128185853 gene encoding metalloproteinase inhibitor 3-like, whose amino-acid sequence is MKLCFLTFTVLLDCIYGTLGCTCVQTDPQELYCESTVAFIARVTNMTYGEGIPGITAAQFYDVEVSHVYKGDVAMGTFRVYSKGPESLCGVDLDVNKVYLLNGHISGGALQLGLCDLMNMWPLNDPDSVFPLETYYDCRCKQVPGYYSRRPKNICVYSERFDCPSESGSLGDQAECRYSDLVDDCEWQC